AGCCACCCGGCGCCCGCGACGTAGGCGAGCGCACGCTCCCACCCCGGCTCCGGCAGGGGCATCCCGGCCCCGACCGCCGAGGCGACGAGCAGCTGCGTCCCGACGGCGGACGCGACGGGCCCGATCGCGCTGATGCTCCCGGCGAGGAGCCCGATGAACGTGAGGATCACGGTCAGCACGACCGCGCCGGTCTGCTGCCCGGCGTACGTCCCGGCCACCAGCCCCAGGGCACCGCCCAGCGCGGGCACCCCGATCCGCTTGACCGAGACCCGCCGGCTCCCGGGCCGGTCGTTGATCCCGGCGAGCATGGCGGCGATGGCGGCGACGACCCCGAGCGAGGTGCGCCCGACCTGCACGGCCACCAGCAACAGCGGCCCCGCGGACAAGGCCCCCCGCGTCACGGCACTCCAGGGCACCGGCCCCCGCTGAGCGCGCAGGGCGTGCGCGAGCCAGGGCGGCAGCTTGAGAGGGACACGGCGGGAGGGGGACACAGGGCTCCTGTCGACTCGTCGAGGGCAGGGGTGGGCCTTCGGGCGACGGTGGCCGGGCTGGGGTGGTGCCCACAGTAGGCGGGGTTCCTGGAGGAAAGGTTGCCGGAACGTGACGGAGTACGGGAAAGCCGGGTTCTTTATGAACGCAATCGGCGACGGCCGTGCCCGGTCAGCTGCGCGCTGCCTCCACGGCCCGGTGCAGGAGCGCCTCCACGTCGGTGATCCTCCGCTGGAGCTCGTCCGGAGCGCCGGTGAGGGTGCCCAGCATCGCGTCCACCTCGCGCAGACCCGCCCGCGCGACGAGCCCCTTCTCGTTCGTGACCCACTCCCCCCGCGCCGCCAGCACCGCGTGCGCGGTCTGTGTCGCGGCGACGGCGATCGCGCCCGCGACCTGGGTGAGGGCGCCCTTCGGCGCATGACCCGCCTTCGCGTACGCGAGCGTGGCCGCGGCCATGCCGTGCCAGTGGGCCGGAGCGGTCTCGCGCAGCGCCTGCGGATAGGCCGCGGGACGCGGCAGCTCGCCCCGCAGCACCTTGTTGATCGCGAGTTCGGCGGCGAGCAGGTAAGTCGGGATGCCCGCCAGGTGGAACATCAGCGGCTCGATCCGGAAGCGGCCCCGCTCCGCCTGAGCCACCTCGTGTTCGACGACGTCGAGATCGCGGTAGTGCACGTCCACGCGCCGGCCGTCGATGGTCAGCCAGGCGCCGCCGTTGAAGACGCCGCCGCCCCACGCGCCGAGCTCGCAGACCTCGCCCTCCCAGCCGACCGCACGCAGGTCGTCCGGGTCGAATTCGCCCCGGTAGTAGACCGCCAGGTCCCAGTCGCTGTCCGGGCGTTCGGTGCCCTGGGCGCGGGAGCCCCCGAGAGTGACGGCCCGGACGGCGGGGAGGGCGGCGAGCCGGTCGGCGGTGGTGTCGAGGAAGGTCTGGTCCGGGAGGGTGGGCACGGGCACGGCTCCTCGACGGGCGGGTGACGGGGTCTGGTGAAGCGTAGGGGGACGGCTCGGTCGGGGTGAACCGAAATACGGGTGCGTCCGCGCGCCGGGGCCCGCATGATCGGCGGGTTGCCCTTGGCTGCCGCCCGTAGATCGGAGACCCCCTGTGATCCAGCGAGTCACTGTCCCGAGCCTGTTTCCGCCGCCCACCTACTCCCACGCATCCGTCGTCGAGGCCGGCACGCGTCTGGCGTTCCTCGCCGGGTCCGTCCCTCTGGACGCCGACGGCGAGCTCGTCGGCCCCGGGGATCCCGTGCGGCAGGCCGAGCAGGTGATCGCCAATCTGCGGGAGCAACTGGCCGCGGTGGGCAGCGACCTGGCGCACGTCGTGGCGACCGACGTGTACGTCGTGAGCGGCGAGCCGGCCGTGCTGTCGGCCGTCTGGGAAGTCGTCGAGGCGTCCGGGCTCAGCGCCGGTCCGCACTCGTCGACCCTCATCGGCGTGGCGTGCCTCGGGTACCCGGGGCAGCTGGTGGAGATTACGGCGACAGCGGTCGTGCCCGGCGAGCCGCCGGCCTGAGGCCTGAGGAGAACGCCATGTTGATCGAGCACCGAGGGCGGCGCCCCGTCGTCCCCGAGTCCGCGTACGTCGCCCCGACGGCCGTCCTGTGCGGGGCCGTCGTCCTCGGTGAGCGCAGCCGGGTGCTGCACGGGGCCGTGCTCACCGCCGAGGACGGGGAGGTCCGGGTGGGCTCGGACGTCGTCGTCATGGAGAACGCCCTGGTGCGGGGGCGGGCCAAGCACCCCGTGGTGATCGGTGACGCCGTGCTCGTCGGCCCGCACGCCCATGTCAACGGGGCGACCCTCGAGGACGAGGTCTTCGTGGCCACCGGCGCCTGCGTCTTCCCGGGCGCCGTCGCGAGCACCGGATCCGAGCTGCGGATCCACAGCGTGCTGCACGTCAACTCCGTGCTGCCGCCCGGCACCGTCCTGCCCATCGGCTGGATCGCGGCGGGAGCGCCCCGGGCCCGGTTCTTCGCCCCCGGCGAGCACGACGAGCTGTGGCAGGTGCAGGAGGCGCTGGACTTCCCCGGCACGGTGTACGGCATCCCGCGCGGCACCTCGATGCGGGAGGTCATGGCCCGGCAGGTGCGGTTCTACGGGGCCCATCGCGACGACGTCACGCTCGACGGTCCGTCATGAGCCAGTGCCGTTCGGGCGTCCCCACACCCTCCGTTTCGCCAGCGGCTCGGCGTAGCTCCCCACCCGGCTCGTCGTCAGCCCCAGCGCCACCAGCGACTCCGCCAGTCTGACCGCCGCGCCGACCCCGTCGACGACCGGCAGGCCCAGCTTCTCCCCGACCACCCGCTGCAACCCCGTCATACCGGCGCAGCCCAGCACCAGTACCTCGGCCCCGGCCGCGCAGGCCCGCTCGGCGGCGGCCAGGAACGCCGTCTCGGTGCGCTCGTCGTCGCCGAGGTCGAGCACGTTCAGGCCCGTGCCGACGATCGCGGCGCAGTTTCGGGCCACACCCGCCGTCTCCAGGCTGTCCTCGATCTGGCCGACGGACCTCTCCAGCGTGGTGACGACTCCGTAGCGGCGGCCGATCAGGCAGGCCAGGTGCGCCGCGGCCTCGGTGATGTCGACGACCGGTACGCCCACCAGCTCCCGGACGCCCTCGCGCCCGTGCTCCCCGAAGCCGGCCATGACGACGGCGTCGTACGGCGGTCCGTCGTACGTCCGCAGCGTGTCCAGGACGGCAGCGGCGGACAGGTAGCTGTCGAGCCAGCCCTCAGCGGACTCCGGTCCCCATGCGGGGGTCAGTCCGGTCACGGTCGTGCCCGGGCCTGCGGCGGCCCGGGCACCTCGTACGATCTCCTCGGTCATCTCCTGCGTGGTGTTGCAGTTGGTGACGACGATCCGCACGTCTCTCAGACCTCCGTGGCAGGGCGCTCGGCGGCACGTTCGCTGCGGCACAGGACCGCGTACAGCCCGGCCGCGAGGGCCGTGCCGATGAACCAGGAGTACGGCGCCACGTCGCTGAAGTCCTTCACCAGCGCGAGCACCGCCGCGACACCCGCCGCCGGCAGGAAGGCCCACAGTGCCTTGGGGTTGACGCCCTTGCGGTAGTGGTAGCGGGAGCCGGGGGTGGCGTCGAACAGTTCGTCCACGTTCACGCGGCCGCGCTTGACCCAGTAGTAGTCGAGCATGATCACGCCGAACAGCGGGCCGAGGAAGGCGCCGAGGCCGCCGAGGAAGTAGTTCACGACGGTCGGGTTGGAAAAGAGGTTCCAGGGCGTGACGAGCAGGGCCGCGACCGTGCTGATCATGCCGCCGACCTTGAAGGTGATCTTCTGCGGCCAGACGTTGGCGAGGTCGTACGCCGGCGAGACGAAGTTGGCGACGATGTTGACGCCCATGGTGGCGATGGCGAAGGTCAGCGCGCCCAGCACCAGCACCCACGTGTTGCCGATCTCGGCCACGAGGTAGGCCGGGTCGGTGATCTCCTTGCCGAAGACCTCGAAGGCGCCCGCCGTGACGATGACCGACACGATCACGAAGGCCGTGGAGTTGACGGGCAGACCCCAGAAGTTGCCGCGCTTGACCGTCCGGTAGTCGGGCGAGAAGCGGGAGAAGTCGCAGAAGTTGAGCATCAGGGTGCCGTAGGTGGCGAGGACCAGCCCGATCGCGCCGAACCACTGGCGCCACTGCTCGCCCACGGAGACCGGGTGCGGGGTGGAGGTGAGCGAGATCGTCCAGCCGGCCTTGGCGAGGATCCACACGGCCAGCGCGATCATCACGAGCCAGATCGCCGGACCGCAGAAGTCCTGGAACTTGCGGACCGATTCCATGCCCCGGCTGATGATCGCCGCCTGGACCAGCCACAGCGCGATGAAGGAGACCCAGCCGAGCGCGTCCAGCCCGAGGAACGAGTGGTGCGTCCACGACTCCAGGCTCGGCCAGGCGGCGAGCAGCATCACGTTGACGGCGACGGAGGCCAGGTAGGTCTGGATGCCGTACCACATGATGGCGATCACGGCCCTGATCAGCGCCGGGATGTTGGCGCCCCAGATACCGAAGGCGATCCGGCTGACGACCGGGAAGGGGACGCCGTGGCGCTGCCCGATCTTCCCCATCCAGTTCATGCCGATGTAGATGATCACGAAGCCCACGAGCAGGGACGTGAAGATCTGCCAGACGTTCATGCCCAGGAAGAGCAGCCCGGCGGCGAAGGTGTAGTTGCCGAGGTTGTGGACGTCGGACATCCACATGGCGAAGAGGTCGAAGACCTTCCAGTTGCGCTTCTTCGCGGGCGCGAGGTCTTCGTTGGTGAGCCGGGGATCGGGGACGAACGCTGGTGTGCCGGTGGCTTCGGCACGGTCGGCGAGGGACACGGGGGCCTCCATGAGCAAGGGGACGAAGGAGGACTGCTCTGTGAGGGGTTTGGTATACCAAACTGCGCACATGGTCTCCCCGTCAACCGTTCTGACCGATGTCGCTCTTGTTAACGCTGCGTAAAAGACACCCCGCGTCGGCGAGGATGGGCTCCATGACGAAGATCGAACCCCTCGGAGCGATGCGCGAACGCGTCACGGACGACCTGCGGCAGGAGATCATCGCGGGCAGCCTGCGCCCCGGCGACCGCCTGGTCGAACGCGAGCTGGCGGAGCGCTTCGGCGTCTCGCGCGTTCCGGTCCGGGAGGCGATCCGGGCGCTCGTCGCCGAGGGCTTCGTCCACTTCGAGACGCCCCGCCGCACGGTCGTACGCCGTCTCACCCCGAACGACGTCAAGGAGCTGTTCGAGCTGCGCGAGGCCTTGGAGGTCTACGCCGCCGGACTCGCCGCGTCGCGCGCGACACCGCAGGACCTGGCCGAGGTCCAGGAGCTCCTCGACCGGGCGGCCGCCGCCACCGAGGCCGGGGACGCCGAGCTGATCACGGACCTCAACAGCCGTCTGCACGACCGCATCGTGGCGATGGCCGGCAACAGCCTGCTGACCGAGGCCCTGGAACCGGTCGCCGGCCGGCTGCGCTGGATGACCCGGCGCAACGAGGAGTGGCCGCAGCTCCTCGTGGAACACCGCGAGCTCTACGAGGCGATCGCCTCGGGCGACCCGGACCGGGCCCGCGCGCACGCGCTCACGCATGTACGGACCAACTACCGCTCTACGGTGCGGCATCTGTTCGAGGAAGAGGGCCCCTAGTCCCCTTGGTGCTCTTGGTGCTCTTGGTGCTCTGGTGCTCTTGGTCCCCTTAGTGCCCTTGGCCCTCTCAGTCTCCTTCGGCCGTCGGCAGTTCCGCCGCCCGCGCGGCCGCCCTCAGGACGTCGCGCAGCATCGCCGGGGTGAGCCGGCCGGTGAAGGTGTTGCGCTGGCTGACATGGAAGCAGCCGAAGAGCTCCAGGCCGTCCAGGCGGACCCGGGCCCCGTGGCCGAAGGCGGGCCTTGGCCGGGGCACGGACCAGCCCGCCTCGGCGAACGCGGGCAGCGCGGCCTGCCAGCCGAAGGCGCCGAGCACGACCACGGCCCGCAATGTCGGACGCAGCAGCCGCAGCTCCTGCACGAGCCAGGGGCGGCAGGTGTCCCGCTCCTGCGGGGTGGGTTTGTTCGCGGGCGGGGCGCAGTGCACGGGCGAGGTGACGCGTACGCCGTACAGCTCCAGGCCGTCGTGGGCGTGCTCGGCGGTGGGCTGGGAGGCGAGGCCGACCTCGTACAGCGCCTCGTACAGGACGTCCCCCGAGCGGTCGCCGGTGAACATCCGGCCGGTGCGGTTGCCGCCGTGGGCGGCGGGGGCGAGTCCGACGATCAGCAGCCGGGCGTCCGCCGGCCCGAACCCGGGCACCGGCCGCCCCCAGTACGTCCAGTCCGTATAGGCGGCTCGCTTGGCCTGGGCCGCCTCCTCACGCCAGGAGACCAGCCGCGGACAGGCCCGGCAGTTCGTGATGCGCCGGTCGAGGAGAGGAAGACCGCTGGCGTCCATGACTCCACCGTAGGCGGCGGTGGGGCGGCCCCCTCACCGGGAGGCGGATGGCTCAGGACATGCCGGCACGTGAGCCCGGGGTGATGGTCGTGTCCGGCGCGGACCGTGTCTCGACTCGGCGTAGCCAGAGCAGGGCCCCGAACAACAGCACCGCACCGGTCAGCAGCCACGGCAGCGGGCCCGGCCGCAACGCGCCGACGACGAGGCCGGCGAGCGCGCCGACCAGTTGCAGGGCGAGGGACTGGACGGACAGGGCGGTGGCGCGGCCGGCGCTCGTAACGCGGCGGTGCAGCAGGTCGTTCTGGTTCGGGGACGCGGCGCCGATGCCGAGGTAGAGCAAGCAGAAGCCGACGACCGCGAGGGCCGTGGCGAGCGGGTGCGTGGTGGTCGCGATGAGACCGAGCAGCAGCATGCCGCCCGCACCCGTCACGAGACAGACCAGCACGGCCCGCTCGCCACTGCCCGCGATCCGGGCGGCGAGCGGCGCGAGGTGGCTGCCGACACCGTTGCAGACGAAGCCCGCGCAGGCGAGCGCGGCGTACACCATCGCTCCGGAGCCGGGCGCTCCGGTCAGCTCGACGGTGCGGCCCGGGATGAGCAGTTCGATGGCGGCCAGGGCACTGCCGACGGCCGCGGCGGTGAGCAGGACCCGCCGGACCAGCGCGTCATGTCCGCCCAGCCGCAGTCCGCCCAGGATGGTGACCGGGACGCCGCGCAGCACGGAACGCAGGGTGGCCTCAGGCCGCGGCGGCTCGCGCAGGACGGTCAGGACGTAGCAGACGAAGACGACCCTGAGCGCGGCTCCCAGCAGCACGGGAACGGACAGGGGCAGCACCGCCCCGGACGTCGCCTCGCTCAGCCGGGCCCCGAGATCGGACCCTGCGCCGAGCAGCCAGGGCAGGGCACCGCCGAGCAGGAGGCCGGCCGCGAGTGCGGCGGAGGTCGCGGAGCCGCCCCGGGCCAGGCCCGTCCGCAGCTCGGCGTCGGGGCCGGAATGCGCCTGGACCGTGTCGACGTACCAGGCCTCGGCGGTACCGCTGGCCAGGGCACGGGCCGCGCCCATGAGCACCATGCCGGCGGTGAGCACCCAGGCGGTGGTGCCGAGGCCCACCAGGGTGAAGGCGACCACGTTGAGCGCGCCGGCCATGGCCAGGACGGGCCGGCGCCCGAGGAAGTCGGAGAGCCCGCCCGTGGGCAGCTCCAGTACGGCCACGGTCAGCGAGTGGGCGGCGAAGAGGCCCGCCACCGCGGCGAGGGACATGCCGCGCTCGCCGAACAGCAGGACCATCGAGGCCATGCCGAGGCCCGGCGGCAGCCATAACAGCGCGCAGACGGTGACGTACCGACGGCGAGCGGTCCGTATCCCGGGCGCCTCCGGCGGCTCTCGCAGCTCTGTCATGAGGAGCTCTCGGCTTCCGTGTCCTCACGGTCGTGCGGGGCGAGCGGCAGCCCGGCGGTGAGGAGCATGACGTGCTCGGCGCGCGGGTCCTGCGCGTCCCGCGCGGTCAGTTCCTCCAGCTTCCGGGCAATGGTTTCCCAGAGCTCGGTGAGCGACTCGGCCGTCAGCCGGGGCATGAGGTCGCTGATCCCGGAGGGCTCCACCCACTCCTGGCCGAACCGCCCGGCGGCCATGTCCGCCTCGTGCCGGGCGAGGGACGTCTCCAGGTGCTCCAGCTGCCGCCGCCGCGCCAGGCTGACGAAGGCACGGCCCGCCTCGGAGGCCTCCATCGCCTCGTTGCTCCAGGACGTCAGAGTGTGCAGCGCCCGCCAGCGCCGCTCCCGCCCGTCACGGTGCTCGGCCTCGGCGATGAACGCGTACTTCGCCAGCACGCGCAGGTGGTAACTGGTCGAAGCCGACGACTCCCCCGTCCGCGCGGCGAGCTCACTGGCCGTGGCGGGCCCGTCCTGCCGCAGCAGCCCGAGCAACTGGATGCGCAGGGGGTGGGTGAGGGCCTTCAGGGCGTGCGTGTCGTGCTCGGGGTCGAGTACGCGCTTGTGCTCGTCGCTGTCCATGCGGGCAGGGTAGGCGGCTGCCGACATTCACCAAAAGACTTTTTGCAAAACTTGTTTGGCGGACCTGCATGAGGGACGATTCCTTGCCCGGACGGCCCGAAATCAGGTGACTCGAAGGACTAAGGTCGGGGACATGGCTTCCGAAGGCGCGGAGAACGACGGGACGGGCGACACGAAGGCCGTGGACCCGAAGGTCGCGGCGGCGATCGCCGCCGCCGAGGCGGCCGGGCCGCAGAGCGGCGAGACCGTCCGAGTCGACAGCTGGATCTGGGCCGTTCGCCTCGTCAAGACCCGTTCCCTGGGCGCCACCGCATGCCGGGGTGGACACGTCCGCGTCAACGGCGAGCGTGTGAAGCCCGCCCACGCCGTACGCGTCGGCGATGAGGTGCGCCTGCGGCACGAGGGGCGGGAGCGGGTCGTCATCGTCAAAAGGCTGATCCGCAAGCGGGTCGGCGCCCCCGTGGCCGCCCAGTGCTACATCGACAACTCCCCGCCGCCCCCGCCCCGCGAGGCCGTCGCCCCGGCCGGAATCCGCGACCGCGGCGCGGGCCGCCCGACGAAGCGGGACCGCCGCGAACTGGAACGCCTACGCGGCCTGGCCGGTCCCGGCCCGGGCCCCGTACCCGGCCCGGGCCCCGGCGGAGGACTGGGCCCCGGCGGAGGACTGGGCAAACCGAGGCCGTGAGCAGCGCCCGCGACACGGTCACGCCCGGACCCGCAGCAGGCGCAGCAGCTCCGCGTTGTGCCCCCGCCGCGCCCAGGCGATGAGGCCGAGCGGCACGATCAGGATGAGCGGCGTCGCCGCGTACTGCCCGTCGAAGACGGCGATCTGAACGACGAACGCGCCCACCATCAGCGCGCCCAGCGCCATCGCCGCCACCGACTGGAGCACCGGGATCAACAGGGCGACCGCTCCGGCCAGTTCGAGCGCACCGATGGTGTACATCCCCGCGCTGCCCCAGCCGAGCTCATCGAACGACTCGGCAGCCGACGAGTGCGCGATGAGCTTGGGCAGCGCGCCCGCGATCCCGTAGAAGAGGGCGAGCAGTACCTGGAGACCGCGTAGCGCGATCCGGGCACGCCGCCCGCGAGCGGTCGCGGACTCGGCGACGACGACACCGGCCGGGGCGGAGGGGGCGGCGGTGACGGGAGCGGTGGTCTCGGACATGGAGTTCTCCTGTGGGAAGCGGTCCGTGGTGGCGTCGCAGGGGTAGACCGCCCCTCGCCCTCGAACTCATCGCCCCCGGCGGATTTTCACCCCGACCTGCTCCGGCCCGCACTCGTCACGGGCAGAGCCGCCGGAGTCTTTCCGATGGGTATGGAGTCGTCCTGCTCACCTCCTGGATCGTTCGGTAGAAGTCCGTCATCACGGCCGCGACCGGCGCGTTGCGGGTGAGGATCTTCGCCGTCCCGGGTGGCACCCCGGCCGACTGTTGTCCTTCGGCCCATGCCCGTATCAGTGCTCCGCGTATCTCCCAGTCCGCGCCGTGCAGGGCGGTGACGAGCCAGTTCACGAGGTAACTGGCCGTGTAACAGCGGTCGTAGCCGGCGTGCCGGTCGTAGAAGTCGCTCTCGGTGGGCGAGAGGTCGAAGCGGGTGGCCAGGGCGAGGCCGTAGTCGGCGAAGTACAGGCGCCGGCCGTCGGTCAGGACATTCTCGAAGTGGGCGTCGAAATGGAGCAGCCCCCGGCTGTTCATGAAGGACGTGCCGATCCGCAGTTCCTTCTCCACCTGTGAGCAGGCCCGGTCGAGAGCCTCGCCGCCCGTTCGTACCTGCGCCGTGAGCCACGCGTGCAACGTCTGGGGGACGTACTCCAGGAACAGCGCGACGCTCGCCGAGGACTGCCGCAGTGCCTCGATACGGCGCCGCACTTCCGCGCTCCCTCCCCAGTAGGCCACGGCCCGTTCCACATCGGCCAGTTCCTCGACAAGGGTGGGCGCCTCGTCCGGCAGCACACGCCAGTGGTACATCAGTGGAAAGCCGTGATACTGCCCGGAGAGCACCCAGTTCGTCGTCATCGCGTGGACGGCGACCTCACGCCACGCGCCGAACCCGGGCCCGCCGACGCCGTACTGGCAGAAGGTGGGGAGCCCGAACACGTTGGCCGTGGACCGGAGGTGTTCCGGCCGCCGCTCCAGGTCCGTCAGGGGCACCCGCTTCACGAAGACCGGCGTGCCGGCCACGTCCATCCGGGCCGACTTCCCACCGATGCCCGTCCCCAACGGCACGGCCGCGTCCACCAGTTCGCGCAGCTCGGCGTCCCCGCACGACGCCAGGGACGTCGAAACCGTGTCGTAGCCGGTCAGTCGCCCGGCCTCCCCCACCCCGTACCCCTCACGCACCTCGGCCGCCCAGACCGCCGGGCACCGCCCTCACCCAGGTCCGGTCCTCCGTCAGGTACTGGTCCACCCTCAGGCCCGTCTCCCCCAGCGCCTCCTCGAACTGTTCCTCGGTCAGCGGTCGTGCCCGGAACGTCTGGGTCCATGCCGCGTCCGGGAACTCGTACTCCGCGCGCACCGAGTTGACCCCGTCGCCGACCGGCTCCGACGACACGATCCGCACGGTGAAGCCGCTGGGGTCCACCCGCTCGCGCGGCACGTTCGTGTGGTAATCCTCGCCCTCCCGCTGGATGAGCACGGAGCCGCCCCCCGCGACATGCCGCACGCACGTGCGCAGCAGGCCCCGCCGCACCTCGGCGTCCCCGGCGTGCACGAGGAACGACGCGAGCAGCACCACGTCGAACTTCTCACCCAGGTCCAGGTCCTCGATCGGACTGCATATCGTCCGCGCCCCGCGTACCCGCTCCAGCATCTCGGCGGACTCGTCCACCGCCGTGACCCTGAACCCGCGCTCCAGCAGCGCGTGGGTCATGCGCCCGACGCCGCTGCCCAGCTCCAGGATGCGCGCGCCCGCCGGCACCGCTGCCGCGATGACGTCCGGTTCGTCCCTCACGGGCAACCGCGAGTAGAGCTCCACCGCGCAGCCGTCCGGGGTGATGGCCCCGGGCCCCGTCCCCTCGTACCCCTCACGCATTTTCAGCTCCATGTCCGCCCAACGGACCGCACCCGCACGCCCGTTCCCGCCCCGGCTGCCTTCACCCGACCGAGTGAACGGGCCACCGGCTTCCGTGAGCCGAGGGCCACGGGCGCCGGGACCACGGGCGCCGAGGGCCACGGGCGCCTACAGCGGAACCCAGACGCCTACAGCGGGAACCAGCCGTGCCCCACGTACCAGTGACCGCCCGCCCGCAGGTGATCCCCCACCACCCGCTCCACCGACGTCCGCCTCGGCAGGCTCGCCACCGGCAGGTCCGGGTCGCCGAAGACGAACCGGACGGGCTCGGTGTCCGCCGGTTCCGGCTCTTCGCCGGGGTCACGACCGGCCTCGAAGCGTTCCTGGAAGCGGACGATGTTGGAGTCCGGGTCGAGGTACCGCTTCAACTGCGGGTCGAGCAGCCAGGAATGACACACCGCGACCTGGTACCGCTCCTGCGGAAAGTGGCGGGCGAAGAACTCCCGCGCCAGTTCCAGGGAACGGTCGCAGGCCGCCGGGGACAGCGGCCCGTGGAAGTCCGGGATGTGCAGGTTCAGACAGGGCTCCCCCGGCGTCACGTCCAGCCCGGCCGCCGCCACCGCCCGCCCCGTCCGCTGCCCGAGGCGCGCCCGCTCGAACTGAAGCCGCCCCAACTGGTACAGCTCACCTCGGAAGTGGTGCGTGAGCCACTGGGGGACCTTCACCCCTCCCCTGCCGTGCTGCCGTCGATGGTGCGCCATGTTCCGCCCGAGGTCGGCGAGCGTGCGGCGGCTGACGTCGGAGGTGACACCCCGCTCCTGGTGATATGCGCGCGTGTACGGCAGCGCCGCGACGAACACGTACACGGCGAAGTACGGCCCCAGCGCCGCCGGGGCCTCCTCGACGCGCTCAGCGAGCGGTACCGCGACCCCGATCTCCCCGATGTCCCGCACCAGGTCTTCGACGCACTCCTCCAGGAACCTCATGGCCCCGGTGTCCGCAGTGAGCGCCCGCCGTAGAGCGACCAGGTCGTTGATGTCCTCGTGCGGCACCGCGAGGTCGAGCAGGACCTCGGGGAACGCGTCGGCGTCCGGCAGCATGCACGGCCCCCTCTGTCTGCCTTGGTGAACTCTCGCCACGAAGGGTACGTTGCAAGCAGGAGTGGTGATCGAGCGATGCGTACAGGCAGTGAACCGAAGACTGCGCGCAGTGCCCTGCGGGCGCGCTTCTGGTTGAGCGTGTGGGGGCTTGTCTGGGCACTCTTCGGCACGGTCGCTTTCACGCTCGCCGGGCGGACCGGCTGGGCCATCGCCTGTGGCGCGCTGCTGCTGGTCGTCACGATCGACCTCGTCGTCGTCCTCAGGCACATCCGCCAGGGCCCGCACTACCAGCCGGGCCCCGACATCCCGCCCTACCGTCCACCGGACGATCACCCCTGAGACGGACGATCACCCCCTGAGGCGGACGGATCAACCCTGAGGCGGACAGGGACGGCCGCTCACGAG
The genomic region above belongs to Streptomyces coeruleorubidus and contains:
- a CDS encoding nucleotidyltransferase domain-containing protein — protein: MPTLPDQTFLDTTADRLAALPAVRAVTLGGSRAQGTERPDSDWDLAVYYRGEFDPDDLRAVGWEGEVCELGAWGGGVFNGGAWLTIDGRRVDVHYRDLDVVEHEVAQAERGRFRIEPLMFHLAGIPTYLLAAELAINKVLRGELPRPAAYPQALRETAPAHWHGMAAATLAYAKAGHAPKGALTQVAGAIAVAATQTAHAVLAARGEWVTNEKGLVARAGLREVDAMLGTLTGAPDELQRRITDVEALLHRAVEAARS
- a CDS encoding RidA family protein; the encoded protein is MIQRVTVPSLFPPPTYSHASVVEAGTRLAFLAGSVPLDADGELVGPGDPVRQAEQVIANLREQLAAVGSDLAHVVATDVYVVSGEPAVLSAVWEVVEASGLSAGPHSSTLIGVACLGYPGQLVEITATAVVPGEPPA
- a CDS encoding gamma carbonic anhydrase family protein yields the protein MLIEHRGRRPVVPESAYVAPTAVLCGAVVLGERSRVLHGAVLTAEDGEVRVGSDVVVMENALVRGRAKHPVVIGDAVLVGPHAHVNGATLEDEVFVATGACVFPGAVASTGSELRIHSVLHVNSVLPPGTVLPIGWIAAGAPRARFFAPGEHDELWQVQEALDFPGTVYGIPRGTSMREVMARQVRFYGAHRDDVTLDGPS
- a CDS encoding aspartate/glutamate racemase family protein, producing MRIVVTNCNTTQEMTEEIVRGARAAAGPGTTVTGLTPAWGPESAEGWLDSYLSAAAVLDTLRTYDGPPYDAVVMAGFGEHGREGVRELVGVPVVDITEAAAHLACLIGRRYGVVTTLERSVGQIEDSLETAGVARNCAAIVGTGLNVLDLGDDERTETAFLAAAERACAAGAEVLVLGCAGMTGLQRVVGEKLGLPVVDGVGAAVRLAESLVALGLTTSRVGSYAEPLAKRRVWGRPNGTGS
- a CDS encoding NCS1 family nucleobase:cation symporter-1, whose protein sequence is MSLADRAEATGTPAFVPDPRLTNEDLAPAKKRNWKVFDLFAMWMSDVHNLGNYTFAAGLLFLGMNVWQIFTSLLVGFVIIYIGMNWMGKIGQRHGVPFPVVSRIAFGIWGANIPALIRAVIAIMWYGIQTYLASVAVNVMLLAAWPSLESWTHHSFLGLDALGWVSFIALWLVQAAIISRGMESVRKFQDFCGPAIWLVMIALAVWILAKAGWTISLTSTPHPVSVGEQWRQWFGAIGLVLATYGTLMLNFCDFSRFSPDYRTVKRGNFWGLPVNSTAFVIVSVIVTAGAFEVFGKEITDPAYLVAEIGNTWVLVLGALTFAIATMGVNIVANFVSPAYDLANVWPQKITFKVGGMISTVAALLVTPWNLFSNPTVVNYFLGGLGAFLGPLFGVIMLDYYWVKRGRVNVDELFDATPGSRYHYRKGVNPKALWAFLPAAGVAAVLALVKDFSDVAPYSWFIGTALAAGLYAVLCRSERAAERPATEV
- a CDS encoding GntR family transcriptional regulator; amino-acid sequence: MGSMTKIEPLGAMRERVTDDLRQEIIAGSLRPGDRLVERELAERFGVSRVPVREAIRALVAEGFVHFETPRRTVVRRLTPNDVKELFELREALEVYAAGLAASRATPQDLAEVQELLDRAAAATEAGDAELITDLNSRLHDRIVAMAGNSLLTEALEPVAGRLRWMTRRNEEWPQLLVEHRELYEAIASGDPDRARAHALTHVRTNYRSTVRHLFEEEGP
- a CDS encoding uracil-DNA glycosylase, yielding MDASGLPLLDRRITNCRACPRLVSWREEAAQAKRAAYTDWTYWGRPVPGFGPADARLLIVGLAPAAHGGNRTGRMFTGDRSGDVLYEALYEVGLASQPTAEHAHDGLELYGVRVTSPVHCAPPANKPTPQERDTCRPWLVQELRLLRPTLRAVVVLGAFGWQAALPAFAEAGWSVPRPRPAFGHGARVRLDGLELFGCFHVSQRNTFTGRLTPAMLRDVLRAAARAAELPTAEGD
- a CDS encoding MFS transporter; this translates as MTELREPPEAPGIRTARRRYVTVCALLWLPPGLGMASMVLLFGERGMSLAAVAGLFAAHSLTVAVLELPTGGLSDFLGRRPVLAMAGALNVVAFTLVGLGTTAWVLTAGMVLMGAARALASGTAEAWYVDTVQAHSGPDAELRTGLARGGSATSAALAAGLLLGGALPWLLGAGSDLGARLSEATSGAVLPLSVPVLLGAALRVVFVCYVLTVLREPPRPEATLRSVLRGVPVTILGGLRLGGHDALVRRVLLTAAAVGSALAAIELLIPGRTVELTGAPGSGAMVYAALACAGFVCNGVGSHLAPLAARIAGSGERAVLVCLVTGAGGMLLLGLIATTTHPLATALAVVGFCLLYLGIGAASPNQNDLLHRRVTSAGRATALSVQSLALQLVGALAGLVVGALRPGPLPWLLTGAVLLFGALLWLRRVETRSAPDTTITPGSRAGMS
- a CDS encoding helix-turn-helix domain-containing protein; this encodes MDSDEHKRVLDPEHDTHALKALTHPLRIQLLGLLRQDGPATASELAARTGESSASTSYHLRVLAKYAFIAEAEHRDGRERRWRALHTLTSWSNEAMEASEAGRAFVSLARRRQLEHLETSLARHEADMAAGRFGQEWVEPSGISDLMPRLTAESLTELWETIARKLEELTARDAQDPRAEHVMLLTAGLPLAPHDREDTEAESSS